A window of the Chloroflexota bacterium genome harbors these coding sequences:
- a CDS encoding tetratricopeptide repeat protein, with product SELGRRQEALQASQEAVKHYRKLADRNRDAFLPNLAMSLNNLGARLSELGRRQEALQASQEAVKHYRKLADRNPDAFLPNLAGSLNNLGMILSELGRRQEALQVTQEAVKHYRELADRNPDAFLPNLAGSLHNLGIRLSELGRRQEALQASQEAVKHYRKLADHNRDAFLPDLAGSLNNLGNRLSELGRRQEALQAYEEAVCSLQPFFLALPAVFANWMGIMVRNYWEACQAAGRELDRELLVLVLEVFQRLEREDEP from the coding sequence CTCCGAGCTGGGGCGGCGGCAGGAGGCCCTGCAGGCCTCCCAGGAGGCCGTGAAGCACTACCGGAAGCTGGCAGACCGCAACCGTGACGCCTTCCTCCCCAACCTGGCCATGAGCCTCAACAACCTGGGCGCTCGACTCTCCGAGCTGGGGCGGCGGCAGGAGGCCCTGCAGGCCTCCCAGGAGGCCGTGAAGCACTACCGGAAGCTGGCAGACCGCAACCCCGACGCCTTCCTCCCCAACCTGGCCGGGAGCCTCAACAACCTGGGCATGATCCTCTCCGAGCTGGGGCGGCGGCAGGAGGCCCTGCAGGTCACCCAGGAGGCCGTGAAGCACTACCGGGAGCTGGCCGACCGCAACCCCGACGCCTTCCTCCCCAACCTGGCCGGGAGCCTCCACAACCTGGGCATTCGGCTCTCCGAGCTGGGGCGACGGCAGGAGGCCCTGCAGGCCTCCCAGGAGGCCGTGAAGCACTACCGGAAGCTGGCAGACCACAACCGTGACGCCTTCCTCCCTGACCTGGCCGGGAGCCTCAATAACCTGGGCAATCGGCTCTCCGAGCTGGGGCGACGGCAGGAGGCCCTGCAGGCCTACGAAGAGGCAGTCTGCTCTTTGCAGCCCTTCTTCCTTGCGCTTCCCGCAGTCTTCGCGAACTGGATGGGCATCATGGTGCGCAACTACTGGGAAGCCTGCCAGGCGGCGGGCCGGGAGCTGGATAGGGAACTGCTGGTGCTGGTGCTGGAGGTATTTCAGCGGCTGGAGAGGGAGGACGAACCCTAA
- a CDS encoding MFS transporter translates to MDSVRLLTIVLFLVYIAVGATAPMLSLYLESLGASYARISAILTTYAVVLLVANYLWGRASDRMGRRKPLVVGGLLGMGISFGLLAMAPGYRFAWGVRVLEATAMAAYTTTSLAFMGDLLATSASRGRRIGSYRGFGSLSFAVGAFGAKPIIDHLGMRQVYALGALLFLSAGLVALIIREATSEPSARAEPAEEAPAEGARLPMAFLAGVLLWMCAFWAAYSMWPNFLFSLGYPKSTANWLWGLAAISEVPFMNLVGILSDGLGRAPVLAMGGVGLGLVLLGYVALSRWLIALAGVQVFRGFAYSAFTATSMVYAAESGTARTRAGSVGIYNGVIGLGQILGLAIGGQVVERAGFQALFLVSTGIFVLSGLTFWTLRWRPTARLAEMPRR, encoded by the coding sequence TGGTCTACATCGCCGTGGGCGCCACGGCGCCGATGCTCTCCCTCTATCTGGAGTCCCTGGGCGCCAGCTATGCGCGTATCTCCGCCATCCTGACCACGTATGCCGTCGTGCTGCTGGTGGCCAACTACCTGTGGGGGCGGGCGTCGGACCGGATGGGGAGGCGCAAGCCGCTGGTGGTGGGCGGCCTGCTGGGGATGGGGATCTCCTTTGGGCTGCTGGCCATGGCGCCGGGCTATCGCTTCGCGTGGGGGGTGCGTGTCCTGGAGGCGACGGCCATGGCCGCCTACACGACCACCAGCCTGGCCTTTATGGGGGACCTGCTGGCCACCAGCGCCTCCCGTGGCCGTCGGATCGGCTCCTACCGGGGATTCGGCTCGCTCTCCTTCGCCGTGGGCGCGTTCGGCGCCAAGCCGATCATCGACCACCTGGGCATGCGTCAGGTGTACGCGCTGGGGGCGCTGCTGTTCCTGTCGGCGGGCCTGGTGGCGCTCATCATCCGGGAGGCGACCTCCGAGCCGTCCGCCCGGGCGGAACCCGCCGAGGAGGCCCCGGCGGAGGGCGCCCGGCTGCCGATGGCCTTCCTGGCGGGCGTGCTGCTGTGGATGTGCGCCTTCTGGGCGGCCTACTCCATGTGGCCGAACTTCCTGTTTAGCCTGGGGTATCCCAAGTCAACGGCCAACTGGCTGTGGGGGCTTGCGGCCATCTCCGAGGTGCCCTTCATGAACCTGGTCGGGATCCTGTCGGACGGGCTGGGCAGGGCGCCGGTATTGGCGATGGGGGGCGTCGGGCTGGGGCTGGTGTTGCTGGGCTATGTGGCGTTGAGTCGCTGGCTGATCGCGTTGGCCGGCGTGCAGGTCTTTCGGGGCTTCGCGTACTCCGCCTTCACGGCCACGTCCATGGTGTACGCGGCGGAGAGCGGCACGGCGCGCACCCGGGCGGGGTCCGTGGGGATCTACAACGGGGTCATCGGCCTGGGACAGATCCTGGGGCTGGCCATCGGCGGCCAGGTGGTGGAGCGGGCGGGGTTTCAGGCGCTCTTCCTGGTGAGCACCGGCATCTTCGTCCTGAGCGGGCTGACGTTCTGGACATTACGCTGGCGGCCCACGGCGCGGTTGGCGGAGATGCCGCGCCGTTGA